A genomic region of Trifolium pratense cultivar HEN17-A07 linkage group LG3, ARS_RC_1.1, whole genome shotgun sequence contains the following coding sequences:
- the LOC123912915 gene encoding F-box/FBD/LRR-repeat protein At1g16930-like, producing the protein MRRRNRINQLPDKILHRILSFLTTKEAVTTSILSKRWIHLWISVPNLNFTNITIDSIKSNNKFNESVYSVLASRDGAGYDLDGFHLDIQYVNHHFAYRRSFPHVVKWINIVVRRNLKHLNLNHDIDEPDTYDPERDAYLPQLPTSILTCRTLVSLKLSRFSVEGLLYVSKVEFGFPCLKTLYFDTIYFGCGRNFVLLLCGCPVLEDLQLLNSCQTLSSRQDSEAIQMFQSLTLPNLTRAEIMETLWSHFPLKALSTVKSLSLDTLKLNTHDQTDDEDDDEENPRQRTYIDIPIFHNLTHLKFKNSWGLVVQMLHHCPKLQSLELSKGSRHVREDELGNSAEEPELVPECVSSCLKTCTIRDIGGLQSELILPTFILKNARILQTMKVWSGWMQKKSEIEEKLSPCPKASATCQLFVH; encoded by the exons atgcgGCGGCGGAATAGGATAAACCAATTACCGGACAAGATTCTACACCGCATTCTCTCTTTCCTCACCACCAAAGAAGCCGTTACAACAAGCATTTTATCCAAAAGATGGATTCATCTCTGGATCTCTGTTCCCAATCTCAACTTCACAAACATCACAATCGATAGCATCAAATCCAATAACAAATTTAACGAATCTGTTTACTCTGTTTTAGCTTCTCGTGACGGTGCCGGTTATGATCTCGACGGTTTCCATCTCGACATTCAATACGTTAATCATCACTTTGCTTATCGTCGCAGTTTTCCACATGTAGTCAAATGGATCAACATCGTTGTTCGACGCAATCTGAAGCATCTTAATCTCAATCATGACATTGATGAACCAGATACTTACGATCCTGAACGAGATGCTTACTTACCCCAATTGCCTACGAGCATTCTCACATGTAGAACCCTTGTAAGTCTTAAACTCAGTCGATTCAGTGTGGAGGGTCTTTTGTATGTTTCTAAAGTTGAATTTGGATTTCCCTGTCTCAAAACACTTTATTTCGATACTATTTACTTCGGTTGTGGTCgaaattttgttttgcttttatgTGGATGTCCGGTTCTTGAGGATCTACAATTATTGAATAGTTGTCAAACTTTGAGTTCTAGACAAGATTCTGAGGCTATTCAAATGTTTCAAAGCTTAACCTTACCCAATTTGACTAGAGCTGAAATCATGGAGACTTTGTGGTCTCATTTTCCACTGAAAGCACTTTCAACTGTTAAGTCTCTTAGCTTAGATACATTGAAGTTGAACACACATGACCAGACAGACGATGAAGACGACGATGAG GAGAATCCGCGGCAGCGCACTTACATTGACATTCCTATCTTTCATAATTTGACCCACTTGAAGTTCAAAAATAGTTGGGGTTTGGTGGTACAAATGCTCCATCACTGCCCTAAGCTTCAAAGTCTTGAACTTTCCAAG GGCTCAAGACATGTCAGAGAAGATGAACTAGGAAATTCGGCGGAAGAACCAGAGTTAGTTCCAGAATGTGTTTCATCATGCCTTAAAACTTGCACTATTCGGGATATAGGAGGCCTACAAAGTGAGCTTATCTTACCAacatttattttgaagaatgcaAGAATTTTACAAACTATGAAAGTCTGGAGCGGATGGATGCAAAAAAAGTCTGAAATTGAAGAGAAATTGTCCCCATGCCCGAAAGCCTCTGCAACTTGTCAACTTTTTGTGCATTGA